A stretch of the Tachyglossus aculeatus isolate mTacAcu1 chromosome 6, mTacAcu1.pri, whole genome shotgun sequence genome encodes the following:
- the LOC119929466 gene encoding olfactory receptor 13H1-like produces the protein MNKLRGDNYTEVTEFILVGLSHQPKSQIIFFCILLHLYLGTIVGNIFIIMVVWKEPRLHTPMYFFLCNLSFVDLCSTTTLVPLALVNCLRDCPTITYNDCFAQMTISIFWSTTECWLLGIMAYDRFAAISNPLHYAVIMTMRACFQITATMWISSFLLALLPVVTVPVQFCAGHNVVNHFACEVEAVLKLVCSDTTVSEILMWVTSIFNLPLPFLFILLSYIRILVAVLKIPSTAGRRKAFSTCGSHLTVVIIYYGTLISIYLKPQNKDSIDQDKIIFLFYGIVIPMMNPLIYTLRNKDMIGALRKAAGRTKQVRLSV, from the coding sequence ATGAACAAACTGAGAGGGGACAACTACACTGAGGTTACAGAATTCATCCTGGTTGGACTTTCCCATCAGCCCAAAAGTCAAATCATTTTCTTCTGCATCTTGCTCCATCTCTATCTGGGAACCATCGTGGGAAATATCTTCATCATTATGgtagtgtggaaagagcctcgaCTTCACACCccaatgtatttcttcctctgcaATCTGTCCTTTGTTGACCTGTGTTCCACCACCACCTTGGTGCCTCTGGCCCTTGTCAACTGCCTGAGAGACTGCCCCACTATCACCTACAATGACTGCTTTGCCCAAATGACCATCTCCATCTTTTGGAGCACTACCGAGTGCTGGCTGTTGGGTATCATGGCTTACGACCGATTCGCTGCCATATCAAACCCCCTGCATTACGCGGTGATCATGACAATGAGGGCTTGTTTCCAGATTACTGCTACCATGTGGATAAGTAGCTTTCTGCTTGCCCTTCTTCCTGTGGTCACTGTACCGGTTCAGTTTTGTGCAGGGCACAATGTAGTGAACCATTTTGCATGTGAGGTGGAAGCTGTCTTAAAGCTGGTCTGCTCAGACACCACTGTCAGTGAGATCCTGATGTGGGTAACCTCGATCTTCAACTTGCCCCTACCCTTTCTGTTCATCCTCCTCTCTTATATCCGGATCTTGGTGGCAGTCTTGAAAATTCCCTCCACAGCTGGGCGGaggaaagctttctccacctgtggatcACACCTGACTGTGGTGATCATCTACTATGGGACCCTCATCTCCATTTATCTTAAACCTCAGAACAAAGACAGTATAGACCAGGACAAAATCATCTTTCTATTTTATGGAATAGTTATCCCCATGATGAACCCTCTGATTTATACGCTGAGAAACAAGGATATGATAGGAGCCTTGAGAAAGGCAGCTGGGAGAACCAAGCAAGTGAGGCTTTCAGTGTGA